The Bacillus sp. Y1 genome has a window encoding:
- a CDS encoding rhamnogalacturonan acetylesterase, whose translation MKSDVTTNRIRLFLAGDSTVASCPRSEAPMAGWGQVFQSFFTEDIKVLNFAKGGASTNTFIEQGYLDIILEFIQPNDYLFIQFGHNDQKSFGTEPFTSYPLNLTEYVNGARDKGAIPILVTSVHRRNFDEQGRLVNTLGDYPSSMIQLAETLGVQLINLWEKTEKLYQSLGPEDSKKLFVWFHENEHPNYPNGLQDNTHFCESGAKEVGKLVIEGIKELKLPIMPFIKE comes from the coding sequence GTGAAAAGCGATGTAACAACTAATCGAATCAGGCTTTTTTTGGCTGGAGATTCGACCGTAGCAAGCTGTCCTCGGAGTGAGGCACCAATGGCTGGTTGGGGCCAAGTGTTTCAGTCTTTTTTTACAGAGGATATTAAAGTTCTTAACTTTGCGAAGGGTGGAGCAAGTACCAATACCTTTATTGAGCAAGGGTATTTAGATATCATACTTGAGTTCATTCAGCCGAACGATTACCTGTTTATACAATTCGGACATAATGATCAGAAATCTTTTGGTACCGAGCCCTTTACAAGCTATCCGTTAAACTTGACGGAATATGTAAATGGTGCACGAGATAAAGGTGCAATTCCGATTCTCGTTACTTCTGTCCACCGAAGAAATTTTGATGAACAGGGACGGTTAGTAAATACTCTCGGGGACTATCCAAGCTCTATGATTCAATTAGCAGAAACACTCGGCGTACAATTGATTAATTTATGGGAAAAGACAGAAAAGCTCTATCAATCATTAGGTCCGGAAGATTCGAAAAAATTGTTTGTCTGGTTTCATGAAAATGAACATCCAAATTATCCAAATGGACTTCAGGATAACACTCACTTTTGTGAGTCAGGAGCAAAAGAAGTCGGAAAGCTCGTAATAGAAGGAATAAAGGAATTAAAACTGCCGATCATGCCTTTTATAAAAGAGTAG
- a CDS encoding beta-galactosidase, with protein MGKKLYHGAAYYPELWDEKAIEEDIKLMKQAGINVVRMGEFAWSTMEPEEGKFELSFFVKIIERLYENGIESVMCTPTPTPPIWFSHDHPERMYVDRDGKVMGHGSRQHACTNHPYFRERAAMITENLAKAVGSLPGVIGWQIDNEFKCHVSECMCHTCKDQWHLWLKYRYETIENLNDAWGTKIWSEYYHSFEQVPQPGPAPFLHNSSLSTIYQIFSMEKIAEFSDEQAEIIREYSNAPITHNSSVFFSVDNERLYENLDFASFDTYATIDHFENYLINHDLWRNFKKGKNFWVMETSPSYAASLESHANPHPNGYLKAEAAAAYALGAEAFCYWLWRQQRAGCEQPHGSVISAWGKPTVGFSNVLEVEEMRKEIEPIILSTKPSQAELAITYSDRGKAFLKTEPHRELNHRTLITDFYKRILSMGIYRDVIPEGASLDGYKLLFTPFIPYVSSDYIARAIEFVEKGGIWIAGPLTGGRTEHHTVHTDRALGELEKYAGVEVLYTYPMDGTGSIGRAFDIAAPLGKWSSVFEADSKTAVGIIEEGLSKGKAFLTEHQLGAGKIVMLGSLPLGEAGDLLLQKLVDHYSQEANLTMRTDVSQGTIVAPRQGDGYAVWFIINMDGKGGSVTIPQRGVDLQTNSAVEPGKLELSSFEYKVIKFKEELR; from the coding sequence ATGGGGAAGAAGTTATATCATGGAGCAGCTTATTACCCGGAGCTTTGGGATGAAAAGGCGATCGAAGAAGATATTAAGTTAATGAAACAAGCGGGTATTAATGTAGTTAGAATGGGGGAGTTTGCCTGGTCAACTATGGAGCCAGAAGAAGGGAAGTTTGAGCTAAGCTTTTTTGTGAAAATCATAGAAAGACTCTATGAAAATGGCATCGAGTCCGTCATGTGTACACCAACACCCACTCCACCCATCTGGTTCAGCCATGATCATCCAGAGCGCATGTATGTGGATCGAGACGGGAAGGTGATGGGGCATGGTTCGAGACAGCATGCATGTACTAACCATCCTTATTTTCGAGAAAGAGCCGCTATGATTACCGAAAATCTAGCAAAAGCAGTCGGAAGCTTGCCTGGAGTAATTGGATGGCAGATTGATAATGAGTTTAAGTGTCACGTGAGCGAATGTATGTGTCATACGTGTAAGGACCAATGGCATCTGTGGTTAAAGTACCGCTATGAAACAATAGAAAACCTTAATGACGCTTGGGGTACGAAGATTTGGAGTGAATATTATCATAGCTTTGAACAAGTGCCGCAGCCAGGTCCTGCTCCTTTCTTACACAACTCATCATTAAGTACGATCTACCAGATCTTTTCAATGGAGAAAATTGCTGAGTTTTCCGATGAACAGGCAGAAATCATTAGAGAGTATTCTAATGCACCTATTACCCATAATAGCTCTGTCTTTTTCAGTGTAGACAACGAAAGGCTTTACGAAAACTTAGATTTTGCTTCGTTTGACACTTATGCCACCATCGATCACTTTGAGAATTATTTGATTAATCATGATTTGTGGAGGAACTTCAAAAAAGGAAAGAATTTCTGGGTTATGGAAACAAGTCCATCCTATGCGGCGTCGTTAGAAAGTCATGCCAATCCTCATCCAAATGGCTATCTAAAAGCAGAAGCAGCAGCTGCCTATGCATTAGGTGCTGAAGCGTTTTGTTATTGGTTATGGAGACAGCAGCGTGCAGGTTGTGAACAGCCACACGGTTCTGTAATCAGCGCATGGGGAAAACCGACCGTTGGATTCTCAAACGTGCTAGAAGTAGAAGAAATGCGTAAAGAAATTGAGCCAATTATTTTATCAACTAAGCCTTCTCAAGCAGAATTGGCTATTACGTATTCTGACCGGGGCAAGGCCTTCTTAAAGACCGAGCCGCATCGAGAATTGAATCATCGTACGTTAATCACAGATTTCTATAAACGAATTTTATCCATGGGAATTTATCGTGATGTAATCCCTGAAGGAGCGAGTTTAGATGGTTATAAACTATTGTTCACCCCGTTTATCCCGTATGTATCTTCCGATTATATCGCTCGGGCAATCGAGTTTGTAGAAAAGGGTGGGATTTGGATTGCTGGGCCATTAACAGGTGGCCGCACCGAACATCACACGGTTCATACAGATAGAGCTTTAGGGGAATTAGAAAAATATGCCGGTGTAGAAGTACTTTACACCTACCCAATGGATGGTACTGGAAGCATCGGGCGTGCTTTTGATATTGCTGCACCACTAGGGAAATGGAGTTCCGTGTTCGAAGCAGATTCTAAAACTGCCGTTGGAATCATTGAGGAGGGGCTATCTAAAGGGAAAGCCTTCCTAACGGAGCATCAACTTGGAGCAGGAAAAATCGTCATGCTTGGGTCATTGCCACTAGGAGAAGCAGGAGACTTGCTGTTGCAGAAATTAGTCGATCATTATTCACAGGAAGCAAATCTTACTATGAGAACCGATGTATCACAAGGAACCATCGTTGCCCCAAGGCAAGGGGATGGGTACGCGGTTTGGTTTATCATCAATATGGATGGGAAAGGCGGTTCAGTGACGATTCCGCAACGAGGTGTAGATTTGCAGACCAATAGCGCAGTTGAACCAGGAAAACTCGAGCTTAGCAGCTTTGAATATAAGGTGATCAAATTTAAGGAGGAGTTACGATGA
- the rhaM gene encoding L-rhamnose mutarotase, translating to MIRKASVMKVFPGCHDEYKKRHDELWREMEIELRNHGAHHYSIFLDEKTNSLFSYVEIESEEKWNQMAQTDICQKWWAYMKDIMETNPDNSPVSTELKQVFYLD from the coding sequence ATGATTCGAAAAGCATCAGTTATGAAAGTGTTTCCTGGCTGTCACGATGAATACAAAAAACGTCATGATGAACTTTGGCGGGAAATGGAAATCGAATTAAGGAATCACGGAGCGCATCACTATTCCATTTTTTTAGATGAGAAGACCAATAGCCTCTTTTCATATGTAGAAATTGAGAGTGAAGAAAAGTGGAATCAGATGGCGCAAACGGATATTTGTCAAAAATGGTGGGCGTATATGAAGGACATTATGGAAACGAACCCGGATAACAGTCCAGTTTCAACAGAGTTAAAGCAGGTGTTTTATTTAGACTAG
- a CDS encoding ABC transporter ATP-binding protein — protein sequence MHSLRWAWSYIRHFKGKLFIGLLFALAVSALNMVNPYLAGRMVDDVMYGENIEMLWTLVALMIGTTIVRTSVRYGYQIMFEKISQNVIFRMRENLYDRLLQLDFTFYDRTKTGDIMARMTGDMEAIRHFTAWTIYMIFENATIFIFAIVFMFTIHPPLALAILSIAPVIAFFAFRLSRDVKPTFTEIRNQFAKLNSIVQENISGNRVVKAFAKESYEIEKFSVENQAFMDRNLDSAKVWERYLPVLDSLAGVLTVVMILVGGIMVINDSLTIGELVIFNSLIWALNNPMRMAGWLMNDVQRFIASAEKVEELLLTKSKMINGVEKSIIQEKSATVEFDRVYFSYGDGMVLEDVTFEAHPGQTVGIIGPTGSGKSTLVNLLSRFYDTSSGAIKVGGRNVKEWDIHQLRSSMGMVMQDIFLFSDTIEGNIAYGNPNATLEDVQAAARKAEAHDFITSLPDDYDTIVGERGVGLSGGQKQRIALARALLKDQSILILDDTTSSVDIETEERIQHTLQAIQQRKTCFIIAHRISSVKEADIILVMNNGKIIEKGNHEELLLKRGYYYHVFQNQYGNFDIHLIAGKVR from the coding sequence ATGCATAGTTTGCGTTGGGCATGGAGCTATATCCGTCATTTTAAAGGAAAGTTGTTTATTGGTTTATTATTTGCATTAGCTGTGTCAGCCCTTAATATGGTGAATCCATATCTAGCAGGGAGAATGGTTGATGATGTTATGTATGGTGAAAATATAGAAATGCTATGGACTTTGGTAGCGTTAATGATCGGTACCACGATTGTGAGGACTTCCGTTCGATATGGATATCAGATCATGTTTGAAAAAATATCTCAAAATGTCATTTTCAGAATGAGAGAAAACCTTTATGATCGCCTTCTTCAATTAGATTTTACTTTCTATGATCGTACCAAAACAGGAGATATTATGGCTCGTATGACAGGTGACATGGAGGCCATTCGACATTTTACCGCTTGGACGATATATATGATATTTGAAAATGCAACTATCTTTATCTTTGCAATCGTTTTTATGTTTACCATCCATCCACCATTGGCATTAGCCATTTTATCAATAGCGCCGGTGATCGCATTTTTTGCCTTCCGTTTATCGCGTGATGTTAAGCCAACATTTACGGAAATTAGAAATCAGTTTGCGAAGCTTAATTCAATCGTTCAGGAGAATATCAGTGGAAATCGGGTTGTTAAAGCGTTTGCGAAAGAAAGTTATGAAATTGAAAAGTTTTCAGTCGAAAACCAAGCTTTTATGGATCGAAATCTGGATTCTGCAAAAGTGTGGGAGAGATATTTACCCGTTCTTGATTCTCTTGCAGGTGTCTTAACGGTAGTAATGATCTTAGTCGGCGGTATTATGGTAATAAATGATTCACTAACAATTGGAGAACTTGTCATTTTCAATTCTTTGATCTGGGCGTTAAACAACCCCATGCGGATGGCAGGCTGGTTGATGAATGATGTGCAAAGATTTATTGCCTCTGCTGAAAAAGTGGAGGAATTGCTCTTAACAAAATCAAAAATGATTAATGGTGTTGAAAAAAGTATCATACAGGAAAAATCAGCTACGGTTGAGTTTGACCGTGTTTATTTTAGCTATGGTGATGGAATGGTTCTTGAGGATGTGACCTTTGAGGCTCATCCCGGGCAAACAGTGGGAATCATTGGCCCAACTGGTTCAGGAAAATCAACATTAGTGAACTTGCTTAGCAGATTTTATGATACGTCCAGCGGAGCTATTAAAGTTGGTGGAAGGAACGTTAAGGAATGGGATATTCATCAATTAAGGTCATCCATGGGAATGGTTATGCAGGATATATTTCTATTTTCCGATACCATTGAAGGAAATATTGCCTATGGAAATCCCAACGCAACACTGGAGGATGTTCAAGCGGCGGCTAGAAAAGCTGAAGCTCATGATTTTATTACAAGCCTCCCTGACGACTATGACACGATTGTTGGGGAAAGGGGAGTAGGATTATCAGGAGGACAGAAACAGCGGATCGCACTTGCAAGAGCCCTTTTGAAAGACCAGAGTATTCTTATTTTGGATGATACGACCTCAAGCGTGGATATAGAAACAGAGGAAAGAATTCAACACACACTTCAAGCTATTCAACAACGCAAAACTTGTTTTATTATTGCCCATCGAATTTCGTCTGTAAAAGAGGCAGATATCATTCTCGTAATGAATAATGGTAAAATCATAGAAAAAGGAAATCATGAAGAATTACTGTTAAAAAGAGGCTACTATTACCATGTTTTTCAAAATCAGTATGGGAACTTTGATATTCACCTAATTGCAGGGAAGGTGAGATAA
- a CDS encoding ABC transporter ATP-binding protein: protein MARNKFNVDEELETPFRIVHLKRLLVYVKPHKRTILLTVLIMLLASGANLIGPYLIKQAIDEEIPGKDITGLVILAGIYLGALIITGICMKYRIRMMSQIGHDVIKQIRKDLFTHLQKLSFSFFDSRPHGKILVRVVNYVNGLSDLLSNGLINLITDLFSLLVIIGFMLAIDVKLTLAAMAGFPILAAIIFLIKNAQRKAWQNLSNKQSNMNAYIHESINGIKVTQAFVQEEENKKIFHGVSNGYRGTWIKAIKVHFLLWPAIENISVLTVSLIYVIGISMIGNGITVGALVAFVGYIWMFWTPLTNIGNFYNAIINASAYLERIFEMMDEKPTIMSEPGATDLEAIKGKVDFENVIFGYEENDRNLDGINFKVNPGETIAIVGPTGSGKTTIVNLISRFYDINSGVIKIDDVDIKSVSVTSLRKQMGVMLQDPFIFSGTIMENIRYGRLEASDEEVMQAAKAVLAHEFISQLKDGYHTEVNERGTKLSNGQRQLISFARALLADPKILILDEATSSIDTETELALQKGLEALLSGRTSFIIAHRLSTIQNASRIFFIEKGKIREEGTHEELIQQKGLYWSLYTSQYSSLVVG, encoded by the coding sequence GTGGCACGTAATAAGTTTAATGTAGATGAAGAGCTGGAAACACCTTTTCGTATCGTTCACTTAAAAAGATTACTAGTGTATGTGAAACCTCATAAAAGAACCATTCTATTAACTGTACTAATCATGCTTCTAGCAAGTGGTGCGAATTTAATTGGCCCCTATTTAATCAAACAGGCAATAGATGAAGAAATACCAGGTAAGGATATTACAGGGTTAGTGATATTGGCGGGAATTTATTTAGGTGCCTTGATCATTACGGGCATCTGTATGAAATACAGAATCCGAATGATGTCTCAAATTGGTCACGATGTGATAAAACAAATTCGAAAAGATTTATTTACGCATTTACAAAAGCTTTCTTTTTCATTTTTTGATAGCCGGCCACATGGCAAAATATTGGTCCGGGTAGTTAATTATGTGAATGGGTTGAGTGATTTATTATCAAACGGTTTGATTAATTTAATTACCGATCTCTTTAGCTTATTGGTCATTATCGGCTTTATGCTTGCGATTGATGTTAAGTTAACGCTAGCTGCGATGGCTGGTTTTCCGATCCTTGCAGCAATTATTTTCTTAATAAAAAATGCTCAGCGGAAAGCATGGCAAAATTTAAGCAATAAGCAATCCAATATGAATGCGTATATCCATGAAAGCATTAATGGAATTAAAGTGACCCAAGCGTTTGTCCAAGAGGAAGAAAATAAGAAAATTTTTCATGGGGTTTCCAATGGGTATAGAGGTACATGGATTAAAGCGATTAAGGTTCATTTCCTACTGTGGCCTGCGATTGAAAATATTTCGGTATTAACCGTCTCTTTGATATACGTTATTGGAATCAGTATGATAGGAAACGGCATTACAGTTGGGGCATTGGTTGCATTTGTCGGATATATTTGGATGTTTTGGACACCACTGACCAATATCGGGAACTTTTACAATGCAATTATTAATGCTTCAGCATACCTAGAACGTATTTTTGAGATGATGGATGAAAAACCGACGATCATGAGTGAACCTGGAGCAACGGACCTAGAGGCTATTAAAGGTAAGGTGGATTTTGAGAATGTCATTTTTGGTTATGAAGAAAACGATAGAAACCTAGATGGCATCAACTTCAAAGTGAATCCGGGTGAAACCATAGCCATTGTGGGCCCAACAGGTTCTGGAAAAACAACGATTGTCAATTTGATTAGCCGTTTTTATGATATTAATAGCGGAGTCATAAAAATTGATGATGTTGATATAAAGTCCGTTAGTGTTACGTCCCTTCGGAAGCAGATGGGAGTCATGCTTCAGGACCCGTTTATTTTTTCGGGAACCATTATGGAGAATATCCGTTATGGAAGATTGGAAGCGTCCGATGAAGAGGTCATGCAGGCTGCTAAGGCTGTGCTGGCACATGAATTTATTAGCCAGTTAAAGGATGGCTATCATACAGAGGTAAATGAAAGAGGAACAAAGCTCTCAAACGGTCAAAGGCAGCTGATTTCTTTTGCAAGAGCATTACTCGCTGACCCGAAAATCCTTATATTAGATGAAGCAACATCTTCTATAGATACCGAGACAGAACTTGCTCTGCAAAAGGGACTTGAGGCTTTGCTTTCAGGAAGAACTTCTTTTATCATTGCTCACCGGCTTTCCACGATTCAAAATGCATCTCGAATCTTTTTTATTGAAAAAGGGAAGATTCGAGAAGAAGGGACACACGAGGAATTAATTCAACAAAAAGGACTTTATTGGAGTTTGTATACTTCACAATACTCCTCTTTAGTTGTTGGCTAA
- a CDS encoding cache domain-containing sensor histidine kinase translates to MKKAFRQLKRRYDNLKIKYKLFVLVSWIMILSFSFTFFGLSYAFKMYDEQIYSKSSQVLSTSSNSIENELKRMEDVSYNILTDPQIQQYLSLILEDSTEYEKFRLRNQMSDKLLSYVNKETYIQSVYLVDANGEEYAVGPKNLKLSERQKKYVTEMAISADGSNVWLNPKENDFTIATAREIRQYRNLSFDTLGTLVIYINMDKLVGNILEGSKRMDGEFFIVDNNDIIFPKETNFLKDHLLTLDSGYQIKEIDKKSYFLVSIKSNYFDWGYVNAIPFNQIFNNINLVKTFLIIIFIMMFAVVTVLGMRFARNITIPLENLVAGMQHVKVGDFKEARKETLKFSTTQDDEVGKLQQNFQTMIQQIDELIHEVFSKQLTIKETEFKALQAQINPHFLYNTLESINWLAKGNGQTQISKMVEALGFLLRNSISLKKPLITVEEELDIVKNYIIIQSYRFEDRLDFYLNVNTDLYGYSIPKLTLQPLVENAIHYALEPMIDTCKIEVYSIVDSDSFQLIVEDNGPGMEPAFIEKLKRGEVKTRGQGLGLSNIDERIKLSFGEDYGVRIESVPNEGTKVIIVLPFDKGGNYV, encoded by the coding sequence ATGAAAAAGGCTTTTCGTCAACTAAAGAGGCGATATGACAATCTGAAAATTAAATACAAACTATTTGTACTCGTTTCATGGATTATGATTCTCTCATTTTCTTTTACATTCTTTGGATTAAGCTATGCATTTAAAATGTATGATGAACAAATATATAGTAAATCCTCACAAGTTTTAAGTACATCCTCAAATAGTATAGAGAATGAATTAAAGAGGATGGAGGATGTTTCCTATAATATTTTAACGGATCCACAAATCCAACAATACTTGTCTTTAATTTTGGAAGACAGTACAGAATATGAAAAATTTCGATTGCGTAACCAAATGAGTGATAAACTTCTTAGCTATGTCAATAAAGAAACTTACATCCAATCAGTGTATTTAGTCGACGCAAATGGCGAAGAGTACGCTGTCGGTCCCAAAAACTTAAAATTGTCAGAGAGACAAAAGAAGTATGTTACCGAGATGGCCATAAGTGCGGATGGGAGCAATGTATGGCTTAATCCAAAGGAAAATGATTTTACCATCGCTACTGCTCGGGAAATTAGGCAGTACCGAAACCTAAGTTTTGACACCTTAGGTACACTCGTCATTTATATCAACATGGATAAGCTTGTAGGAAATATTTTAGAGGGATCGAAAAGGATGGATGGAGAATTCTTTATTGTTGATAATAATGACATTATTTTTCCAAAGGAAACCAATTTCCTAAAAGATCACTTACTAACATTAGACTCTGGCTATCAGATAAAAGAAATCGATAAAAAAAGTTACTTTCTTGTTTCTATTAAGTCGAATTACTTTGATTGGGGTTATGTAAACGCAATTCCCTTTAATCAAATTTTCAACAATATTAATCTAGTGAAAACTTTTTTAATCATTATATTTATTATGATGTTCGCTGTTGTAACGGTATTAGGAATGCGATTTGCAAGGAACATAACGATTCCTTTAGAAAATCTTGTAGCCGGCATGCAACACGTAAAGGTTGGTGATTTTAAAGAGGCCAGAAAGGAAACGCTTAAATTTTCCACGACTCAGGATGATGAAGTAGGAAAATTACAACAAAACTTTCAAACGATGATCCAACAAATTGATGAGTTGATCCATGAGGTTTTTTCTAAGCAGCTGACGATTAAGGAAACAGAGTTTAAAGCATTACAGGCCCAGATTAATCCCCATTTTTTATACAATACATTAGAATCAATCAACTGGTTAGCCAAGGGAAATGGACAAACTCAAATTTCGAAAATGGTTGAAGCGCTCGGTTTTTTATTGCGCAATTCTATCTCTTTAAAAAAACCATTGATTACGGTAGAGGAAGAGCTTGATATCGTTAAAAATTATATTATTATTCAGAGTTATCGATTTGAAGACCGATTGGATTTTTACTTGAATGTGAATACGGATCTTTATGGATATTCTATTCCCAAATTAACGTTACAGCCCCTAGTGGAAAATGCCATTCACTATGCCTTAGAACCAATGATTGATACTTGTAAAATTGAAGTGTATTCAATTGTTGATAGTGACTCGTTCCAACTTATTGTGGAGGACAATGGTCCAGGAATGGAGCCTGCCTTTATTGAAAAGTTAAAAAGGGGAGAAGTGAAAACTAGAGGACAAGGGCTAGGGTTATCAAATATAGATGAAAGAATAAAGCTTTCTTTCGGAGAAGACTATGGAGTTAGGATTGAAAGTGTGCCAAATGAAGGTACAAAAGTAATCATCGTACTACCGTTTGATAAGGGGGGAAATTATGTATAA
- a CDS encoding response regulator transcription factor, with the protein MYKVLLVDDERIITDGMAKVIAWESIGTTLIGTARNGIEAFSVIEQKQPDIVISDIKMPGMNGLELVEKVNSVFPHIRFILLSGFSEFDYAKQAMAYGVKHYLLKPCNEHSIMDAVTELCEDLTQRLNREKFVQQMKGTLESVMPYAKEQMLKEIVTNQYENKDLDYYHKLFQLDLHSSKVRLVLFQLEGEFYFEHMFAIKNIAEHILASYILSCTVGETVLLLIEDDEDTLSLHSQIEKIKKTFFQYYQIDCTIAISEEGSICHANKLYKEALDCLSYRFYLNEGGIITTKDISNPYNLAEGDFYFDDQKFCRLVKSGSWEDVKNEISNFINHLIYLKLDIHTTKSYVIQLFNSMIRLCEAEQMNKYLGQLTVLLEMETIQTMKSFFESVAQEITSLFYNQNKKKHSAIINKVIEIIEKHMGNQHLSLHWVANEMLYMNADYLGKLFKKETGEKFSNFLTKQRIEMAIKLIEKENDVKVFEIAEKIGYGENPQYFSQVFKKHTGYTPSEYKKESLQGQ; encoded by the coding sequence ATGTATAAGGTTTTATTAGTAGATGACGAAAGAATCATTACTGACGGAATGGCAAAGGTAATTGCCTGGGAATCGATAGGGACCACATTAATAGGAACGGCAAGAAATGGCATCGAAGCATTCAGTGTAATTGAACAAAAACAACCAGATATCGTTATTAGTGATATCAAAATGCCTGGAATGAACGGGTTAGAGCTTGTTGAAAAAGTTAACAGCGTGTTTCCACACATACGATTTATTCTCCTATCAGGCTTTAGTGAATTTGATTACGCAAAACAGGCAATGGCATATGGAGTGAAGCACTATCTATTAAAACCATGTAATGAGCACTCGATTATGGATGCTGTAACGGAGCTTTGTGAGGATTTAACACAAAGACTAAATCGGGAAAAATTTGTTCAACAGATGAAAGGTACTCTCGAAAGTGTTATGCCCTATGCAAAGGAACAGATGTTAAAGGAAATTGTTACGAATCAGTATGAAAACAAAGATTTAGATTACTATCATAAACTATTTCAATTAGATTTACATTCTTCTAAAGTCCGGCTCGTTTTATTCCAACTTGAGGGGGAATTCTATTTTGAGCATATGTTTGCTATCAAAAATATAGCGGAACATATTTTGGCCTCTTATATACTCAGCTGTACAGTTGGGGAAACCGTGTTGTTATTAATTGAAGATGATGAAGACACACTTAGTCTTCATAGCCAAATAGAAAAAATTAAAAAAACATTTTTTCAATATTACCAAATAGATTGTACGATTGCTATAAGTGAAGAAGGAAGCATCTGTCACGCCAATAAATTATACAAGGAAGCACTGGATTGCCTTTCATACCGGTTTTATTTAAATGAAGGAGGTATCATTACGACAAAGGATATCTCCAATCCATACAATCTAGCGGAAGGAGATTTTTATTTTGATGATCAAAAATTTTGCCGCCTGGTAAAATCGGGTTCATGGGAGGATGTTAAGAACGAAATCAGTAATTTTATTAATCATCTAATCTATTTAAAACTGGATATTCATACGACCAAGTCTTATGTCATACAACTCTTTAATTCGATGATTCGTTTGTGTGAAGCAGAACAGATGAATAAGTATTTAGGTCAATTAACCGTTTTGCTAGAAATGGAAACAATACAAACGATGAAATCCTTTTTTGAAAGCGTTGCCCAAGAAATAACCTCTTTATTTTATAACCAAAATAAGAAGAAACACTCTGCCATTATTAATAAAGTAATTGAAATTATTGAAAAACATATGGGAAATCAACATCTATCCTTGCATTGGGTTGCGAATGAGATGTTATATATGAATGCTGATTATCTAGGAAAGTTATTTAAGAAAGAAACTGGAGAAAAGTTTTCTAATTTCCTAACCAAACAAAGAATTGAAATGGCTATTAAGCTTATTGAAAAAGAAAACGATGTAAAGGTGTTTGAAATAGCAGAAAAAATTGGGTATGGTGAGAACCCTCAATATTTTAGTCAGGTCTTTAAAAAACATACAGGATACACTCCATCAGAATATAAAAAAGAATCGTTACAAGGGCAGTAA